The Pseudomonas viciae genomic interval CCCGCCGCTGCTTGCGCACCGACGAGAGCTCATGCCCGAAGAAACCGCACAGGTCCATCAGTGGCAACAATCGCCCACGCAGGTTAGCCACACCACGAACCCATGGCTTGACCCCGGGCAAGTGCGTGTAACGCGGCTCATGCAGCACTTCACTGACTTCGCCCATGGGCGCCACGTACCAGTGTTCACCCAAGCGAAAGCCGATGCCGCTCCAACCGGCGCGATGGGTCGGCTGGGAAGGCAGGTCCGCCCCCAGCAGCCGGCAGCGCCGATCGATCTGCAGTAGCAGCTCGAATGCCGTCAGGGATTGGCTCATGGCCGAGCCATCAACCCGCCAGCACTTTGTTCAAGGTCGCGATCAGGGTTTCTTCGTCCACCGGCTTGGTCAGGTAATCCTTCGCCCCTTGGCGCGTGCCCCAGACCTTGTCGGTGTCCTGGTCCTTGGTGGTGATGATGATCACCGGGATGTGCCCGGTGTCCGGGTCCTTGGTCAACTGGCGCGTGGCCTGGAAACCGTTGAGGCCGGGCATGACGATGTCCATCAGCACGGCATCGGGTTTTTCCTGGCGGGCCAGGGCCACGCCGTCGGCGCCGTTTTCGGCCTTCAGGACCTGATGGCCGTGCTTTTCCAGCATACCGGTCAGTTTGTACATTTCGGTCGGCGAATCATCGACGATCAGAATACGTGCCATGGTCTTCCCCATTTTTGTCGACCCCAGGCCCGTTGGCCGAGCGTCATTAATGTGCCTGGTGCGGCTGGACAGCGATAAAGCCCGGAACATGGGCCTGTATTGCCCCCAACAGTTCTTCCTTGCTGAACGGTTTGGTCAAAAACTGATCGGAACCGACGATGCGCCCCTTGGCCTTGTCGAACAACCCGTCCCGGGACGACAGCATGATCACCGGCGTGGCCTTGAACGCGCTGTTGTTCTTGATCAGGGCGCAGGTCTGGTAACCGTCCAGGCGCGGCATCATGATGTCGACAAAGATGATGCCCGGATGATGGTCGGCGATCTTGGCCAGGGCGTCGAAGCCGTCGATGGCCGTGATTACCTCGCACCCCACGTTGCGCAGCAGGGTTTCGGCGGTGCGGCGGATGGTCTTCGAGTCGTCGATGACCATGACCTTCAAGGCACTGGGTTGCTGCTGCGTAAGATGCTCTGCCATTGCCACTGCTGACCGGTTTTTAACGCTTAAGAGTGAACGACAGCGCAAACCCTTGATGTTCAAGGCCCGCACGTCACATGGCAGCCTTTTTAGCACAGTCTCCATCGCCGATCTATCGGCCGCTCGGCGCGGTGGTTTTTCCTTGACCGCCAAACTTCCGGGCGCCACTCTGACGCCACTTTTTCACGCCATTTGTGCCCATCAAATTTTCGAGGAACCAAGCCATGAGCGTACGCGTCGGCATTGTCATGGACCCTATCGCCAGCATTTCCTATAAAAAGGATAGCTCGCTGGCCATGCTGCTGGCCGCTCAAAAGCGCGGCTGGGAGCTGTTCTACATGGAGCAGCGTGACCTCTACCAGGCCGAAGGCCAGGCGCGGGCGCGGATGAAGCCGCTGAAAGTCTTCGCCAACCCCGAAAAATGGTTTGAGCTGGGCACCGAAAGCGATGCGCTGCTGAGCGACCTGGACGTGATCCTGATGCGCAAGGATCCGCCATTCGACATGGAGTTCGTCTACTCCACCTACCTGCTTGAGCAAGCCGAAAACGCCGGTGTACTGGTGGTCAACAAGCCCCAGAGCCTGCGCGACTGCAACGAAAAACTGTTCGCCACGCTGTTCCCGCAGTGCACGCCGCCGACCATCGTCAGCCGGCGCCCGGATGTGCTGCGTGAATTTGCCGATCATCACGGCGACGTGATCCTCAAGCCCCTGGACGGCATGGGCGGCTCCTCGATCTTCCGACACACCGCCGGCCACCCGAACCTCTCGGTGATCCTGGAAACCCTGACCTTGCACGGCAAGCAGCAGATCATGATCCAGGGTTACCTGCCGGCCATCATCGACGGCGACAAACGCATCCTGATGATCGACGGCGAACCAGTGGATTATTGCCTGGCGCGCATCCCGGCAGCCGGCGAAACCCGCGGTAACCTGGCGGCCGGCGGTCGGGGCGAAGCCCGTCCGTTGACCGAGAAGGACCGCTGGATCGCGGCCCAGGTCGGCCCGACCCTGCGCGAGAAAGGCCTGTTGTTCGTGGGCCTGGACGTGATTGGCGAGCATTTGACGGAAATCAACGTCACCAGCCCGACCTGCATCCGCGAAATCGACAAC includes:
- the pilH gene encoding twitching motility response regulator PilH, with product MARILIVDDSPTEMYKLTGMLEKHGHQVLKAENGADGVALARQEKPDAVLMDIVMPGLNGFQATRQLTKDPDTGHIPVIIITTKDQDTDKVWGTRQGAKDYLTKPVDEETLIATLNKVLAG
- a CDS encoding response regulator; the protein is MAEHLTQQQPSALKVMVIDDSKTIRRTAETLLRNVGCEVITAIDGFDALAKIADHHPGIIFVDIMMPRLDGYQTCALIKNNSAFKATPVIMLSSRDGLFDKAKGRIVGSDQFLTKPFSKEELLGAIQAHVPGFIAVQPHQAH
- the gshB gene encoding glutathione synthase, whose translation is MSVRVGIVMDPIASISYKKDSSLAMLLAAQKRGWELFYMEQRDLYQAEGQARARMKPLKVFANPEKWFELGTESDALLSDLDVILMRKDPPFDMEFVYSTYLLEQAENAGVLVVNKPQSLRDCNEKLFATLFPQCTPPTIVSRRPDVLREFADHHGDVILKPLDGMGGSSIFRHTAGHPNLSVILETLTLHGKQQIMIQGYLPAIIDGDKRILMIDGEPVDYCLARIPAAGETRGNLAAGGRGEARPLTEKDRWIAAQVGPTLREKGLLFVGLDVIGEHLTEINVTSPTCIREIDNAFGTDIGGMLMDAIDQKLKAR
- a CDS encoding chemotaxis protein CheW: MSQSLTAFELLLQIDRRCRLLGADLPSQPTHRAGWSGIGFRLGEHWYVAPMGEVSEVLHEPRYTHLPGVKPWVRGVANLRGRLLPLMDLCGFFGHELSSVRKQRRVLVVDHDEVFTGLLVDEVLGLQHFAQDSLETTLADDLDGPEAAFVKGRFRGERQWRVFSPFALTRSPGFMDVAI